Proteins encoded by one window of Vicia villosa cultivar HV-30 ecotype Madison, WI unplaced genomic scaffold, Vvil1.0 ctg.004681F_1_1, whole genome shotgun sequence:
- the LOC131642237 gene encoding uncharacterized protein LOC131642237, whose amino-acid sequence MHSESVKSSQSPPGEGEKHKNLDREIREMVSAITGRVTNFHKPGSTHHLDNEDEHGTRIITLAGTNEGATLRSEMDEKSGKYFSHEEPELLSTYVNSNFQAINNSIMLGGNYHANDPGVRMDIEDFTENPENRHKTERHGKKDKKEKDKKKGKESSKSEQHSD is encoded by the coding sequence ATGCATTCAGAATCAGTGAAATCAAGTCAATCTCCCCCTGGTGAAGGTGAGAAGCATAAGAACCTGGATAGAGAAATTAGGGAGATGGTTTCTGCCATCACTGGTCGTGTCACTAATTTTCATAAACCAGGCTCCACCCATCATTTGGACAATGAGGATGAACATGGCACTAGGATCATCACACTTGCAGGAACCAATGAAGGAGCTACGCTGCGGAGTGAAATGGACGAAAAATCGGGTAAGTATTTTTCTCATGAAGAGCCTGAATTATTGAGTACTTATGTTAACAGCAACTTCCAGGCCATCAACAACTCAATCATGCTTGGTGGTAACTACCATGCCAATGATCCTGGTGTACGCATGGATATTGAAGACTTCACTGAGAATCCCGAAAATCGCCATAAGACTGAGAGGCATGGCAAGAAGGACAAAAAggaaaaggataagaagaaagggaaagaaaGTTCCAAAAGTGAGCAACATTCTGATTAG